The Bradyrhizobium oligotrophicum S58 genome contains the following window.
ATGCCGGCGGCGAAGATTGCCTGGAAGCCACGCTGCCAGCCGCCGGGCCCTTCAAGCTCGCTCGGCGCCGGGCCGTGGGAATGGCCGCAGCCGCAATCGTCACCATGGACGTGATCATGGTGGACGTGATCATGCGCCACCGCGTGCGCATGAGCATGATCGGGGTGATGATCATGGCCGTGTTGGTCACGCGCTTGGTGATCCAGGCCGTGGCGATCGTGACCGTGATCGTCGTGATGATGGTGCGCGCGATGCTGGTGATCATGCGCGTGGCCATGATCGTGCGCCGCGTGAGTCACGACGGCTCCCGGCGCATGTCCGGCCAACGCGAGCGCCGGCGCCGCCGGCTGCCAGGTGCGCAGGAAGGCCGCGCCCTTGACCCAGACCAGGCGCGCGCCGAGCAGTGCGATCAGGCCGTAGCTTGCGATCTCCACCACCTTCTCGGCGCTGCACATCGTGGCCGCTGTCGCGTTGAGCACCACCGCGCCGATGCCGACGATGACCACCGCGACCAGCGACTGCATCAGGCCCGACGCGAACGACAGCACGATGCCGCGCTTCGCCGTCTCCTGGTTGGCGACGAGATAGGACGCGATCACAGCCTTGCCGTGGCCGGGACCTGCCGCATGAAAGATGCCGTAGGCAAACGAGATCGCGAGCAGCCACCACACCGCCGAGCC
Protein-coding sequences here:
- a CDS encoding nickel/cobalt transporter; amino-acid sequence: MTPRPTAARPLLTCAAILATLLAADAASHVLLAKSPFGAPAEPQVGGIVGWLLAKQSEFYRQMSGAIRSAKEDGSAVWWLLAISFAYGIFHAAGPGHGKAVIASYLVANQETAKRGIVLSFASGLMQSLVAVVIVGIGAVVLNATAATMCSAEKVVEIASYGLIALLGARLVWVKGAAFLRTWQPAAPALALAGHAPGAVVTHAAHDHGHAHDHQHRAHHHHDDHGHDRHGLDHQARDQHGHDHHPDHAHAHAVAHDHVHHDHVHGDDCGCGHSHGPAPSELEGPGGWQRGFQAIFAAGIRPCSGAILVLVFALAQGLFWAGVAATFVMGLGTAITVATIAVLAVAAKDIARRLSAGREGGGALIMRGLEFGAAGLVLLFGAGLLLGYMAAERTTCF